The sequence TGGGATATCTCGGCGATAAAGGCGGCCGGGTCGGGCACATGCTCCAGCACCTCGCTGGAATAGACGACGTCGAATGTCTGGCCGGCAATCTCGGGCGTGTCGGCGTAGTAGGAATGGTAGATCGTGGTGCCGAGCGTAGCGCGGCCGACTTTGCCATAAAGGCTCGTTTCCAGGCCAACCGCGCGGCCATGGCCGGATTGTTCCCAGAAATGCCCGACAAAACCGAAGCCGCAGCCGATATCCAGCAGCCGGCCGGTCTTCCCGGTGGCAACGGCCAGCAGAGGTTCCAGCATGGCGGTTATCCCGGCGCCGGACTGGACATAGTTCAACCAGTAATTTTCTTCAAAGCCTGGAAAATCATAGCCGATCACGGGGTTTTCCGAAGTGTAGTAGAGCGTGTGGCAATGAATGCACTCGGACATCTCCAGTGGCGCGCGGAGGTAGCGAGTACCCTCGACGCACAGGCGCGGGGTCGCACCGCGCTGTTTGCACATCGGACAGACGCTCGGAAGCTCCCGCTGATCGTCGGAGAAACGTAAATCCATACCAACTCATGCCTTTTCCCGGTGATCCGGCTTCTTCACAGCTCGCTTGCCGCCACGCCTCCCAGCACTGCGTCCGAGGGCGCACGAGTCGAACGTCCATCGGTATCAAAATATGGTTCGATTCACTCGCTGTCCGTTCATCCCAGCCGGGCGGGCAGCAGGCTTTTCGTGTGCACGGATAACGGAGCTGTGACGCAGGGCGGCAAACTGCTTTCTCTTGCGTCACATTGCGGGCGTAAAGCCCGGCAAGATCAGGGAAGTTTCTCCACGAAGGCTCCCCTGAATGGTATCGGCTCTGCGCGAAGGCGTGTCCGGGCTCGACGTGACCATGCGCCTCACGCTTGCCGTGCTGGCGCTGGCCTCGGGCGTCTACACCTATCTCGGCGTGCGCGAACTGCTTGACGGCCCGCCCGTCATGACCGTGTTCGCCGCGATCATCTATTCGAGCGCGGTTTCTGTCGCCATCTACGCCTTCTGGTCGTTCCTGCTGCGCTTCCTGCCGCATGTGCGCGATGTGGCGAGCCGGCTGTGGCTGACGGCGGCGATGCTGCTCGGCTCGCTGATGATCATCGCCATGTCGTCCTGGCTGAACGCGGCGGCGCTCGCCGGAGCGGCGGCGATCGAGCAGCACCTCGCGGTGACGGTGCAGAACTACACGCGCGACCTCGACACGGCGCATAACCGGGCGCTCGGGGCGCAGAGCCTGCTGCCCGACATACAATTGGCGTCGACCCGCTTCGCCCGGCTGGCGGAGGCCGAGCGTGGCGGCGCGCTGACCGGCACGGGCGGCTCCGGCACGGTGGTGCAGCTGCTGAGCCAGATGTCGAGCCAGCTCGACGATCTCGCGCGCGAAGTGGCGGCGAGCGGGGAGCGGGCCAAGGCGTTCTATGCCGAGGGCAGCGCGCAGATCGCCCGCATGCGCGAATTCGTTTCCGGCCAGGGCGACATCAAGGCCCGCTCGGATGCCTTTGGCGCCGAGGCGCTGGCGCTGATCGGCACCATTGCCGCACTGGAACAGACCTCGATGGCGCCGGCGGTGCGACGGGCGGCGGACGATCTCGTCACCGGCTTCATCGCCCCGGCCGCCGATGGCCGTACCGCCGATCTCGCCGGGCGGCAGAGCACTGTCGTCGGCAGCGTCGAGAAGGCGGTGCAGGCGCAGGCGAGCGCGCTCTCGCAGGCGGCGGACAAGATCATCGGCACCGGCACGGTCGAGCCGGCGCGCTTCCAACCGCTCTCCACCGCCGAGGCGGTGGTGCGTTATGCCAGCGATTTTCTGCCAAGCTGGGCCGGGGCGATTTCCATCGACCTGCTGCCGGCGGTGCTGGTGCTGATCCTGTGCGTCGTCCACGCCGCGATTCGTCGCGAGGAGCAGCCGGCCGAGGCGGAGACGATGTCGGCCGCGCAGCTCATCGCCGCGTTGCGGCTGGCCCGTCAGGTGGGCGAGGAGCGGCCATCAGCCGAGGAGGCTGAGAGTTTCGAGGCGGTCATGGCCGAGATGTCGCCCGCCGCCACGGTGACCCCTCTACCTGCTGGCCGGGCCAAGAAAGACTGAGCCGTGGACGCCGCCGCCCCGCCATCCTCTCCCCATCCGCCGGCCCGATGGCGCCGTGCTCTCGGCGACCGGCCGGACGAGACGCTGCTGAGGGCGATCTTCCGCGGCCTGGTCGTGCTCTCGGTGGTCGCGGTGGCGTGGGACATCTATGAGCGCGAGCAGGCGCCGCCCGTCCTCCCGGGCGCGAACCCCGCAGCCCCGGCCGAGGCGCCGGCGGTGCCTTATCTCCCCTCCGCCCGTCCGGACCGGGCGGCGCCGGAGAAGGACCGCCCCGGCCGCGCGCCCGATTCCGCGCTGCGCCAGCCGATGAGCCTCGAATTGCTGGCCGATGGCCGGCTGGAAGCGCGTGGCACCATCACCCCCGGCACCGCCGAGCGGTTGACGGCCGAACTCGACAAGCGCGGCTCCTATGTGAAGACGGTGGTGCTGAACTCTCCCGGCGGCGCGGTGGCGGACGCGCTGGCCATGGGGCGGATGATCCGCGCGCGCGGGCTCGATACCCGTGTCGAGGGAAAGGGCCTGTGCGCCTCGTCCTGCCCGCTCATCTTCGCGGCGGGGGTGGCGCGAACGGCCGAGCCTGGCGCGGCGATCGGCGTGCATCAGGTTTTCGCGGCGCAGCCGCCGGGAACGCCCCGGCTCGATGGCGCTGAGGGCATGGCGCAGGCGCAGCGTGTTTCCGCCGAGGCGCAGCGCCATCTCGTCGATATGGGCGTCGATCCGCGGGTCTGGATCAATGCCATGGAGACCCCGCCACAGGAGATGTTCTATTTCACCGCGCCGGAACTGCGGGAGCTGAAGCTGGTGACATCACCGTCCTGACGGCAAGAGGTCGCAGCCGGGCGAAAAAATCCGCCCCGACGCGGTCATTTTTGCAATTCATCAATGGCTTGCCCGCATGGATGCGCGTCATCCAGAAGCGGGCCGGCGCGCCTATATACAGCGCCTCACTGAACGGACGTGCCGCCATGAGCGCTCTCGGCTTTCTCCCCATTCCCTTCGCCTCGGCCCTTTTCCTCGTGGGCTTCGCCGTCTCCATGATGATCGCCTTCAACGTGCTGGGCGAGCGCGGCGGCAAGTCGTGACGGGCTCGCGCCCTACCGGCCCAGCCCGACCACGCGGGAATGGGTGAACTGTCACCCGCTCCGCTCTATAATCGGTGAGCCGCTGCGGCGGCTGCGCTGGTGAAAGGGCCCGTCATGCTGAATCTGTCCCGCCTGTCCGAGCTCTCCCGCCGCCTTCTGGCGCCGCTATTGCTGGTCATGCTGGCGACCGGCCTCGCCGGTTGCGGTGTGAACAACATTCCCACCAATGAGGAGAAGGCGAAGGCGGCGTGGAGCGACGTGCTGAACCAGTACCAGCGCCGCGCCGAGCTGATCCCCAACCTCGTCGAGACGGTGAAGGGCTATGCCCAGCACGAGAACGAGGTGCTCACCCAGGTCACACAGGCGCGGGCGCAGGCGACCTCGATCAAGGTGGACGCTTCCACCATCACCGATCCCGAACAGTTCAAGCAGTTCCAGCAGGCGCAGGCGCAGCTTTCCGGCGCGCTCGGCCGGCTGATCGCGGTGTCCGAGGCCTATCCCGACCTGAAGGCAAACCAGAATTTCCTCGCCCTGCAGGCGCAGATCGAAGGCACGGAGAACCGTATCGCCGTGGCCCGGCGCGATTATATCGAGGCGGTGCGCGTCTATAATACCGAGTTGCGCACCTTCCCCGGCGTTCTGTGGGCGAGCACGCTCTACCGCAGCAGCAAGCCGATGGAGACCTTCACCATTTCGGAAGAGCAGATGAAGGCGCCTCAGGTGAAGTTCAACTGACCATGCGGGCCCTCCCGTCTTCGCCTCAGCACCGTGCCGCCGCGCTCTGGCTGCTGGCGGGGCTGGTGTTTGCCGGCCTCGCTATCGGCACGGGCAGGGCGCGCGCGGAACTGACTTTTCCCGCGCTCTCCGGCCGTGTCGTCGATGCCGCGCAGGTGCTGCCCCCTGACGCCCGTGCGGCGCTGGAGGCGAAGCTCGCTGCGCAGGAAGGGCACACCACCGACCAGTTCGTCGTCGCCACCGTACCCTCGCTTGAAGGCACCTCGGTCGAGGACTATGCCAACCGGCTGTTCCGCTTCTGGAAGCTCGGCCAGGCCGACAAGAACAATGGCGTGCTGCTGCTGGTCGCGCCCAATGAGCGGCGGGTGCGCATCGAGACCGGCTATGGGCTGGAAGGCGTGCTGCCCGACGCCGTGGCGAGCACCATCATCCAGACCGCGATCCTCCCCGAATTCCGCCAGGGCAATTTTGCCGGTGGCATCGAAAAGGGCGCGGACGCCGTCATTGAGGTGCTCAATCTCGATCCTGAAGAGGCCAAGGCAAGGGCACGCACCGCCGCCGAGCCGGAGATGAGCGCGGAGGACTGGGCGCATCTCGTCTTCATCGTGCTGATGATCGCCTTCTGGGCCTATGTGTTCTACCGCCAGGCGAAGTCGGGCCATCTGCGCACGCGCGGGCGGCGCGGCGCGGGTGCGCTCACCGGCGGCGCCGCCGGCTGGGACTGGTCCCGCCGCAGCGGCGGTGGCGGCTGGTCCGGCGGCAGTGGTGGAGGCGGATTTTCGGGCGGCGGAGGCTCCTCCGGTGGCGGCGGCGCTTCGGGGAGCTGGTGATGGCGGCGGGGTTGAACGAGCCGGATCATGCGCGGGTTGCCGCCGCCATCGCCGCTGCAGAGGCGGAGACGGCGGGCGAGATTCGCGTCGTCGTGCTCACCCGGCCGCTGGTGAGTCATGGTTTTTACGGGTTGATGTGGGCGGCGCTGCTGGCACTCGTGCTGCCCTGGCCGCTGGCGCTGCTGACCGCGCTCGACACGCCGATGTTGCTGTCGCTGCAGGCCTGCGCCTTCATCCTCGCCGGCGCGGCGCTGATCTTCACCCCGCTCGGCGCTTTCACCATACCGCGCTTCGCCCGCGAGGAAGCCGGCCGGGCGGCCGCTATCGACCATTTCCTCACGCTCGGCGTGCATCAGACGCGCGGGCGCACCGGGGTGCTGATCCTGGTGGCGCCCGCCGACCATCTGGTCGAGGTCGTCGCCGACGAGGCGATCCATGGCCAGGTGGGGCACGACGCCTGGGAGGGCGTGTGCGCCGCCGTGCTGTCCGGCGCCCGCGAGGGGCGGCTTGCCGATGGACTGGCCGACGGCGTTGCGGTGGCCGGGCGCATCCTCGCCCTTCATGTCCCGCCGCTGCCCGGCGACGCGAACGAACTGCCAGACCGCATGATCGTGCTTTGAGTGCTACGTGCGAAGGCGGCTCAGTCCTGCGCCGCGCCGATGGTGTCCGCCATATGCGCGCCGCGCAGACCCAGCGGCAGAGGCGGGCCGGTGGTGGTGTCGCGGGCGGTCTGGTGCTCGATCTCGGCGTTCAGCTCCGCGCCCAGCAGCAGCACTGACATGGACAGCCAGATCCAAACCATGAAGCCGATCACCGCGCCGAGCGACCCGTAGGTCTGCTCATAGGAGGCGTAGCGGCTGACATAGAAGGAGAAGCCGGCCGATGTGGCGAGCCACAGCACGGCGGCGACCGCGCTGCCGAAGCTGACCCATTTCCATTGCGGGCGCTCGCGCGAGGGGCCGAAGCGGTAGACGATGGTGATGAGTAGCGCGACGATCACCGCCAGTGCCGGCCAGCGCAGCAGCGTGATCAGCCGTTCCGTGCCCTGGGGAAGATGCAGCACGTTGAGCAGCAGCGGCAGCACGACCACAGCCGCCAGGGCGATGACGGCGAACAGCACGGCACCGACGGTGAAGGTGAGCGTGACCAGGGTGAGGCGAAAAAAGGAGCGCCGCTCTTCCTCTTCATACACGAGGTTCAGCGCTTCGATCATCGCCTTGGTCGCGGCATTGGCGCTCCACAGCGCCACGCCGAGGCTGAACAGGAAGCGCCAGCCGAGGCTCGCGGTCTCCGTCGCGGTCAGCCTCAGTATCTGGTCGCGCATCACCTCGATGGCGCCGGAGGGCAGCACCCAGGCGGCGGCTTCGAGCTGGCCCTGAATCGTCGCCGGATTGAGGAACAGCCCATAGAGCGAAATGATGGCGGCAAGCGCCGGGAAGGTGGCGAGGAGAGCGTAAAAGGTGACGCCGGCCGCAAGGCTCAGCACCCGGTTGGCGAAGAAGGCCTTGCCCGTGCGCAGCACGATGTCGCGCCAGCCTTTCGCTGGAATCTCAGTGGGGCGGGTGGCGGCGCGCCCGCGCCCGGCTTCCGCCCAGGAAGTGGGTGAAATGGTGTCGGAGTCCGCGCGTTCGCCCGGACGAAAAGCCATTCCGACGATGGCGCCGATCGCCGCGCCGCTAAGGGCCGCGCTCCACAGCGCGCGTTTGTCCCGATTGTGCACGCCGCTCATCCCTCCCTGTCCCGCCGGCGGTGGCTCGTGGTCGCCGTATCCGCGTGTGGATCGGGGAGAGAACGCGACGGGGCGGATGCCGTTCCCGGCTCAGCCGGTCACGAGATCGCCCCGGCCGATGCCGACATAGGTGAAGCCGCGGCGGAGGAGGTCTTCCGGCGGGTAGATGTTGCGCAGATCGACCACGATGGCGCTGCGCAGCTGCGCTTTCAGCCGGTCGAGATCGAGCGCGCGGAAGGCGTCCCATTCGGTGACGATGACGAGGGCGTCGGCGCCCTCGGCGCATTCATAGGCGCCGGAGGCGTAATGGATTCCCTCGGGCAGGACCTTGCGCGCCTCCTCCATGCCGACCGGGTCATAGGCGCGGATCTTCACCCCCCGGTCGATGAGCGACTGCACGATGTTGATCGCTGGGCTGTCGCGCATGTCGTCGGTGTTCGGCTTGAAGGTGAGGCCGAGCACGGCGACGGTGGCGCCGCGCGGCGGCACGCTGAGCGCTTCCAGCACCCGGCGGCCCATCGCCGCCTTGCGGGT comes from Ancylobacter polymorphus and encodes:
- a CDS encoding ATP-dependent Clp protease proteolytic subunit; the protein is MDAAAPPSSPHPPARWRRALGDRPDETLLRAIFRGLVVLSVVAVAWDIYEREQAPPVLPGANPAAPAEAPAVPYLPSARPDRAAPEKDRPGRAPDSALRQPMSLELLADGRLEARGTITPGTAERLTAELDKRGSYVKTVVLNSPGGAVADALAMGRMIRARGLDTRVEGKGLCASSCPLIFAAGVARTAEPGAAIGVHQVFAAQPPGTPRLDGAEGMAQAQRVSAEAQRHLVDMGVDPRVWINAMETPPQEMFYFTAPELRELKLVTSPS
- a CDS encoding LemA family protein, whose protein sequence is MLNLSRLSELSRRLLAPLLLVMLATGLAGCGVNNIPTNEEKAKAAWSDVLNQYQRRAELIPNLVETVKGYAQHENEVLTQVTQARAQATSIKVDASTITDPEQFKQFQQAQAQLSGALGRLIAVSEAYPDLKANQNFLALQAQIEGTENRIAVARRDYIEAVRVYNTELRTFPGVLWASTLYRSSKPMETFTISEEQMKAPQVKFN
- a CDS encoding TPM domain-containing protein; translated protein: MRALPSSPQHRAAALWLLAGLVFAGLAIGTGRARAELTFPALSGRVVDAAQVLPPDARAALEAKLAAQEGHTTDQFVVATVPSLEGTSVEDYANRLFRFWKLGQADKNNGVLLLVAPNERRVRIETGYGLEGVLPDAVASTIIQTAILPEFRQGNFAGGIEKGADAVIEVLNLDPEEAKARARTAAEPEMSAEDWAHLVFIVLMIAFWAYVFYRQAKSGHLRTRGRRGAGALTGGAAGWDWSRRSGGGGWSGGSGGGGFSGGGGSSGGGGASGSW
- a CDS encoding TPM domain-containing protein; amino-acid sequence: MAAGLNEPDHARVAAAIAAAEAETAGEIRVVVLTRPLVSHGFYGLMWAALLALVLPWPLALLTALDTPMLLSLQACAFILAGAALIFTPLGAFTIPRFAREEAGRAAAIDHFLTLGVHQTRGRTGVLILVAPADHLVEVVADEAIHGQVGHDAWEGVCAAVLSGAREGRLADGLADGVAVAGRILALHVPPLPGDANELPDRMIVL
- a CDS encoding YihY/virulence factor BrkB family protein, translated to MSGVHNRDKRALWSAALSGAAIGAIVGMAFRPGERADSDTISPTSWAEAGRGRAATRPTEIPAKGWRDIVLRTGKAFFANRVLSLAAGVTFYALLATFPALAAIISLYGLFLNPATIQGQLEAAAWVLPSGAIEVMRDQILRLTATETASLGWRFLFSLGVALWSANAATKAMIEALNLVYEEEERRSFFRLTLVTLTFTVGAVLFAVIALAAVVVLPLLLNVLHLPQGTERLITLLRWPALAVIVALLITIVYRFGPSRERPQWKWVSFGSAVAAVLWLATSAGFSFYVSRYASYEQTYGSLGAVIGFMVWIWLSMSVLLLGAELNAEIEHQTARDTTTGPPLPLGLRGAHMADTIGAAQD